A section of the Primulina eburnea isolate SZY01 chromosome 1, ASM2296580v1, whole genome shotgun sequence genome encodes:
- the LOC140805830 gene encoding uncharacterized protein, translating into MAENRENDRRAQPEAIPIRDHFRPVLSNHYSGIARGTINANNFELKPALINMVQQNQFAGTAVSDPHVHLRTFLEITDTVKIDNVSDDIIRLRLFPFSLRDQARGWLQSLPLGSITTWEELATKFLAKYFPPAKSVQLKIEISTFRQTDFEELYEAWERYKELLRKFPNHGFEDWVQIELFYNGLTGKTRGTVDAAAGGTIFAKSPDQAYDLLEQMTINSYQWPSERSGVKRSAGVYAVDPITTLTAQVSALTTQLAAMNKVSTAETESPLMVAEEPSLPEEAQYINNRNFGGYRGNPPPNTYHPGLRNHENFSYANNKNVLNPPSGFNTSNGEGKPSFEDLVGTFVVESGKRMARTESRLDNLETHIANIGASLKILESQVGQITKQLASQSSGAVQRTADPNLREVNAVFIQHEKIGVVSKEEKKVKPTFVQDEKPTPTKRVRSKKGMSSDFEQCIDISLLPYPQRFLQLKAEFQKKKGLEDLKTLHTNIQSAEQEEVVACPRNFPKKMQDPGEFIVPCEIGGKSVEKAICDSGASINIMPSSLYEKLGLSMMKPTGLSLQMADRSIGTPLGIVEDVELRIDKLRLLADFVILDMRNSQNVRTILGRPVLATAGAIIDLKQRILTMDVEGQRVEIKASKSFHDPP; encoded by the coding sequence ATGGCTGAGAACAGAGAGAATGACAGACGCGCCCAACCAGAGGCTATTCCtatcagagatcacttccgCCCAGTGCTCTCCAACCACTACTCTGGTATTGCTCGAGGGACCATCAATGCTAACAATTTTGAGCTGAAGCCTGCTTTAATCAATATGGTTCAGCAAAACCAGTTTGCTGGAACGGCCGTCTCTGATCCTCATGTTCATTTGCGGACTTTCTTGGAGATAACGGACACGGTAAAGATTGAtaatgtttctgatgatattattagactgcgtttgtttccgttttctcttAGGGATCAAGCACGAGGATGGCTACAATCGCTTCCCTTGGGAAGCATCACGACTTGGGAAGAGTTGGCGACGAAATTTCTGGCGAAATACTTTCCCCCTGCAAAgtctgtacagttgaagatagAGATCAGCACGTTCAGGCAGACCGACTTTGAGGAGTTGTATGAGGCATGGGAGAGATACAAGGAGCTATTGAGGAAGTTCCCAAACCATGGCTTTGAAGACTGGGTGCAAATCGAGTTATTCTACAATGGTCTGACTGGGAAAACTAGAGGAACTGTAGATGCCGCAGCTGGTGGCACTATTTTTGCAAAATCTCCTGATCAAGCGTATGACTTGCTTGAGCAGATGACCATAAACAGCTACCAGTGGCCATCTGAAAGATCTGGAGTGAAAAGGTCAGCTGGGGTTTATGCTGTGGACCCGATTACAACACTCACTGCCCAAGTTTCAGCACTTACCACACAACTAGCAGCGATGAACAAAGTGAGCACAGCTGAAACTGAGAGTCCGTTGATGGTTGCTGAAGAACCATCCCTTCCAGAAGAAGCCCAGTATATCAACAACAGAAATTTTGGAGgttatcgaggtaaccctccccctaatacttatcatccaggTTTGAGGAATCACGAGAATTTCTCCtatgcaaacaataagaatgtgttgaatcctccatcGGGGTTCAAcacatcaaatggggaagggaagccatcatttgaggatttgGTTGGAACTTTCGTTGTTGAATCTGGCAAGAGAATGGCTAGGACCGAGTCTAGGCTCGACAACCTAGAGACACACATAGCGAATATTGGGGCCTCCTTGAAAATCCTGGAGTCACAAGTTGGGCAGATAACAAAGCAACTCGCGTCTCAGTCATCCGGTGCAGTACAAAGGACTGCAGACCCAAATCTAAGAGAGGTGAATGCTGTTTTTATACAACATGAGAAGATTGGAGTggtaagcaaagaagagaaaaagGTTAAACCCACTTTTGTCCAGGATGAAAAGCCAACTCCAACCAAAAGAGTCCGAAGTAAGAAAGGTATGAGTTCTGATTTTGAACAATGCATCgatatttctttacttccctaTCCCCAAAGATTTTTACAATTAAAGGctgaatttcaaaagaaaaaaggtcttgaagatctcaagacCTTACACACTAACATTCAGTCTGCAGAGCAGGAAGAGGTGGTGGCATGCCCAAGAAATTTTCCGAAGAAGATGCAAGACCCCGGAGAATTTATCgtaccatgtgaaatagggGGTAAATCAGTGGAAAAAGCTATCTGTGACTCAGGAGCGAGCATAAATATAATGCCAAGTTCTCTCTACGAGAAACTTGGACTGAGCATGATGAAACCCACAGGACTGAGCTTACAGATGGCAGATAGATCGATCGGGACACCGTTGGGGATTGTGGAAGATGTTGAGCTTCGGATCGATAAATTGAGGCTTCTAGCAGATTTTGTGATACTTGACATGAGGAACAGTCAGAATGTTCGTACCATTTTAGGACGACCAGTCTTAGCTACTGCTGGGGCCATCATCGACTTGAAGCAACGTATATTGACAATGGATGTTGAAGGTCAAAGGGTTGAGATCAAAGCATCCAAAAGTTTTCACGACCCACCTTGA